Proteins encoded by one window of Ovis canadensis isolate MfBH-ARS-UI-01 breed Bighorn chromosome 14, ARS-UI_OviCan_v2, whole genome shotgun sequence:
- the EXOC3L1 gene encoding exocyst complex component 3-like protein isoform X3, with the protein MDSAARDKTQPVLPTGSSCPGPEWPEQEKAEQLARGAALKWASGIFYRPEQLARLGQYRSREVQRTCSLEARIKSVVQSYLEGVKTGVWQLAQALEAVRGAHEALGQAHGLLRDMAEAAQTLEPLREQVVQHKQLQALSQLLPRLRAVPAAVAHTQTLIDAQRLLEAYVSLRELEQLQEETCAPLGGLELPVFEGLGPLAEALGQAVEAAAGAAGQLARKDPALLVAAVRVAEVDAGRSTSLEQAPRDWRQRCLRALQQGLERVHFRTSLQPGPGALAKWLEALRVALPAELAMAEALVAPCCPPHYKVVQLWAHTLHDGLRRCLQQLLEGPELEEADTFTLLHWALHVYQGPEMMGSLELGPEADVSDLEPLLTLENIEQLEATFVAKVQAKVAQWLQKALDGEVVEWGREQEPDTDLSGFYHSPLPAIVLQILEENIRVTRMVSVSLQQRMHGMALSELSTFLRSFSNALIRFSRDHFGGEAVVPHYVPYLLATLNHQLALSSSVSVLQPEWVVPGVLAPVEAELDKLQKRICRLVLEALLAELQPLFAALPSRRWLSSPELLDDVCERTARFCQNFRHVRNPAVQLLLVEAERTVVLQYLSALMQGRLVCRGADERTQAAERLQHDAAQLQELFLGLGLEESVQCVPVLLALKELLNLRDPTLLGLEVAGLRQQFPDVRCEDRPGREETQEGLGGANTPVTQQRGSRLRPPGPARRRVPRAAPGRTQLSAGRPAALAPSWSPSTFQPRANTCTLGGLLLPLRVLCLTPDCQQNKVTSPYA; encoded by the exons atggACTCGGCAGCCAGGGACAAAACGCAGCCCGTACTCCCCACTG GCTCTTCCTGCCCAGGGCCGGAGTGGCCGGAGCAGGAGAAGGCGGAGCAGCTGGCCCGGGGTGCAGCACTCAAGTGGGCCTCGGGCATCTTCTACCGGCCAGAGCAGCTGGCCAGGCTGGGCCAGTACCGGAGCCGCGAGGTGCAGCGGACCTGTTCTCTGGAAGCACGCATCAAG TCGGTGGTGCAGTCATACCTGGAGGGTGTGAAGACCGGGGTGTGGCAGCTGGCCCAGGCCCTCGAGGCCGTGCGGGGAGCCCATGAGGCCCTGGGCCAGGCCCATGGGCTGCTCCGGGATATGGCTGAGGCTGCGCAGACCCTAGAACCCCTGCGGGAGCAGGTTGTGCAGCACAAACAACTGCAGGCCCTGTCTCAGCTGCTGCCCCGGCTGCGAGCTG TGCCAGCTGCAGTGGCCCACACACAGACCCTGATTGATGCCCAGCGGCTCTTGGAAGCCTATGTGAGCCTTCGGGAACTGGAGCAGCTGCAAGAGGAGACGTGTGCACCTCTTGGGGGCCTGGAGTTGCCAGTCTTCGAGGGGCTGGGCCCTCTGGCTGAGGCTCTGGGCCAGGCTGTGGAGGCGGCCGCAGGGGCTGCAGGGCAGCTGGCCCGGAAGGACCCAGCCTTGCTGGTGGCTGCTGTGCGTGTGGCCGAGGTGGATGCTGGGCGCAGCacctccctggagcaggctccACGGGACTGGCGGCAGCGCTGTCTGCGTGCACTACAGCAGGGCTTGGAGCGGGTCCACTTCAGGACATCTCTGCAACCTGGGCCTGGGGCACTAGCAAAGTGGCTGGAGGCTCTGCGGGTGGCTCTGCCAGCCGAGTTGGCCATGGCTGAGGCTCTGGTAGCACCCTGCTGCCCACCACACTACAAAGTCGTCCAGTTGTGGGCCCACACCCTGCATGACGGCCTGCGGCGCTGCCTGCAGCAACTCCTGGAAGGGCCTGAGTTGGAAGAAGCCGACACCTTCACCCTGCTGCACTGGGCGCTGCATGTGTACCAGGG gccagaaatgaTGGGGAGCCTGGAGTTGGGGCCTGAGGCTGATGTGTCTGATCTGGAGCCCCTCCTGACCCTGGAAAACATTGAGCAGTTGGAGGCAACATTTGTGGCCAAAGTCCAG GCAAAGGTGGCCCAGTGGCTGCAGAAGGCGCTGGATGGGGAGGTAGTCGAGTGGGGCCGCGAGCAGGAACCCGACACAGACCTGTCTGGCTTCTACCACTCGCCATTGCCAGCCATCGTGCTGCAG ATCCTGGAAGAGAACATTCGTGTGACCAGAATGGTCAGTGTGTCACTGCAGCAGCGGATGCATGGCATGGCACTATCAGAACTGAGCACCTTCCTGAGGAG CTTCAGCAATGCTCTGATCCGATTCTCCCGAGACCATTTTGGCGGGGAAGCAGTGGTCCCTCATTACGTGCCCTACCTACTGGCCACCCTCAACCACCAGTTAGCACTCAG CTCCTCCGTATCGGTCCTGCAGCCCGAATGGGTGGTTCCCGGAGTCTTGGCTCCGGTGGAGGCAGAGCTGGACAAGTTGCAGAAGAGGATCTGTCGCCTGGTGTTGGAGGCGCTGCTGGCGGAGCTACAG CCCCTATTCGCGGCTCTGCCCTCGCGCCGCTGGCTCTCAAGCCCAGAGCTGCTGGATGACGTGTGCGAGCGGACGGCGCGATTCTGCCAGAACTTTCGGCACGTGAGGAATCCCGCGGTCCAG CTGTTGCTGGTCGAGGCGGAACGTACGGTGGTGCTGCAGTACCTAAGTGCGCTGATGCAAGGCCGCCTAGTCTGCCGCGGTGCTGACGAGAGGACCCAGGCGGCCGAGCGCCTGCAGCACGATGCGGCCCAGCTTCAGGAGCTTTTCCTCGGTTTG GGCCTGGAGGAGAGCGTTCAGTGTGTGCCAGTGCTGCTTGCATTGAAGGAGCTGCTGAACCTCCGCGACCCTACGCTACTTGGCCTCGAGGTGGCAGGCTTGCGGCAACAGTTTCCCGACGTGAGGTGCGAAGACCGCCCGGGAAGGGAGGAGACCCAGGAGGGGCTGGGCGGGGCTAACACACCCGTAACTCAACAGCGAGGATCACGTCTCCGCCCTCCTGGACCTGCGCGGAGACGTGTCCCGAGAGCAGCGCCTGGCCGCACTCAGCTCTCTGCGGGCCGGCCCGCAGCCCTCGCCCCCAGCTGGTCACCGAGCACTTTTCAGCCTCGTGCCAACACCTGCACCCTCGGTGGCCTCCTGCTTCCCCTCAGGGTCCTGTGCCTGACTCCTGACTGCCAGCAGAATAAAGTCACGTCCCCGTACGCCTGA
- the EXOC3L1 gene encoding exocyst complex component 3-like protein isoform X5, protein MHTVAQRSAHFACSNLDLCPHSAPAPPAMDSAARDKTQPVLPTGSSCPGPEWPEQEKAEQLARGAALKWASGIFYRPEQLARLGQYRSREVQRTCSLEARIKSVVQSYLEGVKTGVWQLAQALEAVRGAHEALGQAHGLLRDMAEAAQTLEPLREQVVQHKQLQALSQLLPRLRAVPAAVAHTQTLIDAQRLLEAYVSLRELEQLQEETCAPLGGLELPVFEGLGPLAEALGQAVEAAAGAAGQLARKDPALLVAAVRVAEVDAGRSTSLEQAPRDWRQRCLRALQQGLERVHFRTSLQPGPGALAKWLEALRVALPAELAMAEALVAPCCPPHYKVVQLWAHTLHDGLRRCLQQLLEGPELEEADTFTLLHWALHVYQGPEMMGSLELGPEADVSDLEPLLTLENIEQLEATFVAKVQAKVAQWLQKALDGEVVEWGREQEPDTDLSGFYHSPLPAIVLQILEENIRVTRMVSVSLQQRMHGMALSELSTFLRSSSVSVLQPEWVVPGVLAPVEAELDKLQKRICRLVLEALLAELQPLFAALPSRRWLSSPELLDDVCERTARFCQNFRHVRNPAVQLLLVEAERTVVLQYLSALMQGRLVCRGADERTQAAERLQHDAAQLQELFLGLGLEESVQCVPVLLALKELLNLRDPTLLGLEVAGLRQQFPDVRCEDRPGREETQEGLGGANTPVTQQRGSRLRPPGPARRRVPRAAPGRTQLSAGRPAALAPSWSPSTFQPRANTCTLGGLLLPLRVLCLTPDCQQNKVTSPYA, encoded by the exons ATGCACACAGTAGCTCAGAGGAGTGCCCACTTTGCCTGCTCTAACCTGGACCTTTGCCCTCACTCcgctccagctcctccagccatggACTCGGCAGCCAGGGACAAAACGCAGCCCGTACTCCCCACTG GCTCTTCCTGCCCAGGGCCGGAGTGGCCGGAGCAGGAGAAGGCGGAGCAGCTGGCCCGGGGTGCAGCACTCAAGTGGGCCTCGGGCATCTTCTACCGGCCAGAGCAGCTGGCCAGGCTGGGCCAGTACCGGAGCCGCGAGGTGCAGCGGACCTGTTCTCTGGAAGCACGCATCAAG TCGGTGGTGCAGTCATACCTGGAGGGTGTGAAGACCGGGGTGTGGCAGCTGGCCCAGGCCCTCGAGGCCGTGCGGGGAGCCCATGAGGCCCTGGGCCAGGCCCATGGGCTGCTCCGGGATATGGCTGAGGCTGCGCAGACCCTAGAACCCCTGCGGGAGCAGGTTGTGCAGCACAAACAACTGCAGGCCCTGTCTCAGCTGCTGCCCCGGCTGCGAGCTG TGCCAGCTGCAGTGGCCCACACACAGACCCTGATTGATGCCCAGCGGCTCTTGGAAGCCTATGTGAGCCTTCGGGAACTGGAGCAGCTGCAAGAGGAGACGTGTGCACCTCTTGGGGGCCTGGAGTTGCCAGTCTTCGAGGGGCTGGGCCCTCTGGCTGAGGCTCTGGGCCAGGCTGTGGAGGCGGCCGCAGGGGCTGCAGGGCAGCTGGCCCGGAAGGACCCAGCCTTGCTGGTGGCTGCTGTGCGTGTGGCCGAGGTGGATGCTGGGCGCAGCacctccctggagcaggctccACGGGACTGGCGGCAGCGCTGTCTGCGTGCACTACAGCAGGGCTTGGAGCGGGTCCACTTCAGGACATCTCTGCAACCTGGGCCTGGGGCACTAGCAAAGTGGCTGGAGGCTCTGCGGGTGGCTCTGCCAGCCGAGTTGGCCATGGCTGAGGCTCTGGTAGCACCCTGCTGCCCACCACACTACAAAGTCGTCCAGTTGTGGGCCCACACCCTGCATGACGGCCTGCGGCGCTGCCTGCAGCAACTCCTGGAAGGGCCTGAGTTGGAAGAAGCCGACACCTTCACCCTGCTGCACTGGGCGCTGCATGTGTACCAGGG gccagaaatgaTGGGGAGCCTGGAGTTGGGGCCTGAGGCTGATGTGTCTGATCTGGAGCCCCTCCTGACCCTGGAAAACATTGAGCAGTTGGAGGCAACATTTGTGGCCAAAGTCCAG GCAAAGGTGGCCCAGTGGCTGCAGAAGGCGCTGGATGGGGAGGTAGTCGAGTGGGGCCGCGAGCAGGAACCCGACACAGACCTGTCTGGCTTCTACCACTCGCCATTGCCAGCCATCGTGCTGCAG ATCCTGGAAGAGAACATTCGTGTGACCAGAATGGTCAGTGTGTCACTGCAGCAGCGGATGCATGGCATGGCACTATCAGAACTGAGCACCTTCCTGAGGAG CTCCTCCGTATCGGTCCTGCAGCCCGAATGGGTGGTTCCCGGAGTCTTGGCTCCGGTGGAGGCAGAGCTGGACAAGTTGCAGAAGAGGATCTGTCGCCTGGTGTTGGAGGCGCTGCTGGCGGAGCTACAG CCCCTATTCGCGGCTCTGCCCTCGCGCCGCTGGCTCTCAAGCCCAGAGCTGCTGGATGACGTGTGCGAGCGGACGGCGCGATTCTGCCAGAACTTTCGGCACGTGAGGAATCCCGCGGTCCAG CTGTTGCTGGTCGAGGCGGAACGTACGGTGGTGCTGCAGTACCTAAGTGCGCTGATGCAAGGCCGCCTAGTCTGCCGCGGTGCTGACGAGAGGACCCAGGCGGCCGAGCGCCTGCAGCACGATGCGGCCCAGCTTCAGGAGCTTTTCCTCGGTTTG GGCCTGGAGGAGAGCGTTCAGTGTGTGCCAGTGCTGCTTGCATTGAAGGAGCTGCTGAACCTCCGCGACCCTACGCTACTTGGCCTCGAGGTGGCAGGCTTGCGGCAACAGTTTCCCGACGTGAGGTGCGAAGACCGCCCGGGAAGGGAGGAGACCCAGGAGGGGCTGGGCGGGGCTAACACACCCGTAACTCAACAGCGAGGATCACGTCTCCGCCCTCCTGGACCTGCGCGGAGACGTGTCCCGAGAGCAGCGCCTGGCCGCACTCAGCTCTCTGCGGGCCGGCCCGCAGCCCTCGCCCCCAGCTGGTCACCGAGCACTTTTCAGCCTCGTGCCAACACCTGCACCCTCGGTGGCCTCCTGCTTCCCCTCAGGGTCCTGTGCCTGACTCCTGACTGCCAGCAGAATAAAGTCACGTCCCCGTACGCCTGA
- the EXOC3L1 gene encoding exocyst complex component 3-like protein isoform X14: MDSAARDKTQPVLPTGPEWPEQEKAEQLARGAALKWASGIFYRPEQLARLGQYRSREVQRTCSLEARIKSVVQSYLEGVKTGVWQLAQALEAVRGAHEALGQAHGLLRDMAEAAQTLEPLREQVVQHKQLQALSQLLPRLRAVPAAVAHTQTLIDAQRLLEAYVSLRELEQLQEETCAPLGGLELPVFEGLGPLAEALGQAVEAAAGAAGQLARKDPALLVAAVRVAEVDAGRSTSLEQAPRDWRQRCLRALQQGLERVHFRTSLQPGPGALAKWLEALRVALPAELAMAEALVAPCCPPHYKVVQLWAHTLHDGLRRCLQQLLEGPELEEADTFTLLHWALHVYQGPEMMGSLELGPEADVSDLEPLLTLENIEQLEATFVAKVQAKVAQWLQKALDGEVVEWGREQEPDTDLSGFYHSPLPAIVLQILEENIRVTRMVSVSLQQRMHGMALSELSTFLRSSSVSVLQPEWVVPGVLAPVEAELDKLQKRICRLVLEALLAELQPLFAALPSRRWLSSPELLDDVCERTARFCQNFRHVRNPAVQLLLVEAERTVVLQYLSALMQGRLVCRGADERTQAAERLQHDAAQLQELFLGLGLEESVQCVPVLLALKELLNLRDPTLLGLEVAGLRQQFPDVSEDHVSALLDLRGDVSREQRLAALSSLRAGPQPSPPAGHRALFSLVPTPAPSVASCFPSGSCA, encoded by the exons atggACTCGGCAGCCAGGGACAAAACGCAGCCCGTACTCCCCACTG GGCCGGAGTGGCCGGAGCAGGAGAAGGCGGAGCAGCTGGCCCGGGGTGCAGCACTCAAGTGGGCCTCGGGCATCTTCTACCGGCCAGAGCAGCTGGCCAGGCTGGGCCAGTACCGGAGCCGCGAGGTGCAGCGGACCTGTTCTCTGGAAGCACGCATCAAG TCGGTGGTGCAGTCATACCTGGAGGGTGTGAAGACCGGGGTGTGGCAGCTGGCCCAGGCCCTCGAGGCCGTGCGGGGAGCCCATGAGGCCCTGGGCCAGGCCCATGGGCTGCTCCGGGATATGGCTGAGGCTGCGCAGACCCTAGAACCCCTGCGGGAGCAGGTTGTGCAGCACAAACAACTGCAGGCCCTGTCTCAGCTGCTGCCCCGGCTGCGAGCTG TGCCAGCTGCAGTGGCCCACACACAGACCCTGATTGATGCCCAGCGGCTCTTGGAAGCCTATGTGAGCCTTCGGGAACTGGAGCAGCTGCAAGAGGAGACGTGTGCACCTCTTGGGGGCCTGGAGTTGCCAGTCTTCGAGGGGCTGGGCCCTCTGGCTGAGGCTCTGGGCCAGGCTGTGGAGGCGGCCGCAGGGGCTGCAGGGCAGCTGGCCCGGAAGGACCCAGCCTTGCTGGTGGCTGCTGTGCGTGTGGCCGAGGTGGATGCTGGGCGCAGCacctccctggagcaggctccACGGGACTGGCGGCAGCGCTGTCTGCGTGCACTACAGCAGGGCTTGGAGCGGGTCCACTTCAGGACATCTCTGCAACCTGGGCCTGGGGCACTAGCAAAGTGGCTGGAGGCTCTGCGGGTGGCTCTGCCAGCCGAGTTGGCCATGGCTGAGGCTCTGGTAGCACCCTGCTGCCCACCACACTACAAAGTCGTCCAGTTGTGGGCCCACACCCTGCATGACGGCCTGCGGCGCTGCCTGCAGCAACTCCTGGAAGGGCCTGAGTTGGAAGAAGCCGACACCTTCACCCTGCTGCACTGGGCGCTGCATGTGTACCAGGG gccagaaatgaTGGGGAGCCTGGAGTTGGGGCCTGAGGCTGATGTGTCTGATCTGGAGCCCCTCCTGACCCTGGAAAACATTGAGCAGTTGGAGGCAACATTTGTGGCCAAAGTCCAG GCAAAGGTGGCCCAGTGGCTGCAGAAGGCGCTGGATGGGGAGGTAGTCGAGTGGGGCCGCGAGCAGGAACCCGACACAGACCTGTCTGGCTTCTACCACTCGCCATTGCCAGCCATCGTGCTGCAG ATCCTGGAAGAGAACATTCGTGTGACCAGAATGGTCAGTGTGTCACTGCAGCAGCGGATGCATGGCATGGCACTATCAGAACTGAGCACCTTCCTGAGGAG CTCCTCCGTATCGGTCCTGCAGCCCGAATGGGTGGTTCCCGGAGTCTTGGCTCCGGTGGAGGCAGAGCTGGACAAGTTGCAGAAGAGGATCTGTCGCCTGGTGTTGGAGGCGCTGCTGGCGGAGCTACAG CCCCTATTCGCGGCTCTGCCCTCGCGCCGCTGGCTCTCAAGCCCAGAGCTGCTGGATGACGTGTGCGAGCGGACGGCGCGATTCTGCCAGAACTTTCGGCACGTGAGGAATCCCGCGGTCCAG CTGTTGCTGGTCGAGGCGGAACGTACGGTGGTGCTGCAGTACCTAAGTGCGCTGATGCAAGGCCGCCTAGTCTGCCGCGGTGCTGACGAGAGGACCCAGGCGGCCGAGCGCCTGCAGCACGATGCGGCCCAGCTTCAGGAGCTTTTCCTCGGTTTG GGCCTGGAGGAGAGCGTTCAGTGTGTGCCAGTGCTGCTTGCATTGAAGGAGCTGCTGAACCTCCGCGACCCTACGCTACTTGGCCTCGAGGTGGCAGGCTTGCGGCAACAGTTTCCCGACGTGAG CGAGGATCACGTCTCCGCCCTCCTGGACCTGCGCGGAGACGTGTCCCGAGAGCAGCGCCTGGCCGCACTCAGCTCTCTGCGGGCCGGCCCGCAGCCCTCGCCCCCAGCTGGTCACCGAGCACTTTTCAGCCTCGTGCCAACACCTGCACCCTCGGTGGCCTCCTGCTTCCCCTCAGGGTCCTGTGCCTGA
- the EXOC3L1 gene encoding exocyst complex component 3-like protein isoform X8, protein MDSAARDKTQPVLPTGSSCPGPEWPEQEKAEQLARGAALKWASGIFYRPEQLARLGQYRSREVQRTCSLEARIKSVVQSYLEGVKTGVWQLAQALEAVRGAHEALGQAHGLLRDMAEAAQTLEPLREQVVQHKQLQALSQLLPRLRAVPAAVAHTQTLIDAQRLLEAYVSLRELEQLQEETCAPLGGLELPVFEGLGPLAEALGQAVEAAAGAAGQLARKDPALLVAAVRVAEVDAGRSTSLEQAPRDWRQRCLRALQQGLERVHFRTSLQPGPGALAKWLEALRVALPAELAMAEALVAPCCPPHYKVVQLWAHTLHDGLRRCLQQLLEGPELEEADTFTLLHWALHVYQGPEMMGSLELGPEADVSDLEPLLTLENIEQLEATFVAKVQAKVAQWLQKALDGEVVEWGREQEPDTDLSGFYHSPLPAIVLQILEENIRVTRMVSVSLQQRMHGMALSELSTFLRSSSVSVLQPEWVVPGVLAPVEAELDKLQKRICRLVLEALLAELQPLFAALPSRRWLSSPELLDDVCERTARFCQNFRHVRNPAVQLLLVEAERTVVLQYLSALMQGRLVCRGADERTQAAERLQHDAAQLQELFLGLGLEESVQCVPVLLALKELLNLRDPTLLGLEVAGLRQQFPDVRCEDRPGREETQEGLGGANTPVTQQRGSRLRPPGPARRRVPRAAPGRTQLSAGRPAALAPSWSPSTFQPRANTCTLGGLLLPLRVLCLTPDCQQNKVTSPYA, encoded by the exons atggACTCGGCAGCCAGGGACAAAACGCAGCCCGTACTCCCCACTG GCTCTTCCTGCCCAGGGCCGGAGTGGCCGGAGCAGGAGAAGGCGGAGCAGCTGGCCCGGGGTGCAGCACTCAAGTGGGCCTCGGGCATCTTCTACCGGCCAGAGCAGCTGGCCAGGCTGGGCCAGTACCGGAGCCGCGAGGTGCAGCGGACCTGTTCTCTGGAAGCACGCATCAAG TCGGTGGTGCAGTCATACCTGGAGGGTGTGAAGACCGGGGTGTGGCAGCTGGCCCAGGCCCTCGAGGCCGTGCGGGGAGCCCATGAGGCCCTGGGCCAGGCCCATGGGCTGCTCCGGGATATGGCTGAGGCTGCGCAGACCCTAGAACCCCTGCGGGAGCAGGTTGTGCAGCACAAACAACTGCAGGCCCTGTCTCAGCTGCTGCCCCGGCTGCGAGCTG TGCCAGCTGCAGTGGCCCACACACAGACCCTGATTGATGCCCAGCGGCTCTTGGAAGCCTATGTGAGCCTTCGGGAACTGGAGCAGCTGCAAGAGGAGACGTGTGCACCTCTTGGGGGCCTGGAGTTGCCAGTCTTCGAGGGGCTGGGCCCTCTGGCTGAGGCTCTGGGCCAGGCTGTGGAGGCGGCCGCAGGGGCTGCAGGGCAGCTGGCCCGGAAGGACCCAGCCTTGCTGGTGGCTGCTGTGCGTGTGGCCGAGGTGGATGCTGGGCGCAGCacctccctggagcaggctccACGGGACTGGCGGCAGCGCTGTCTGCGTGCACTACAGCAGGGCTTGGAGCGGGTCCACTTCAGGACATCTCTGCAACCTGGGCCTGGGGCACTAGCAAAGTGGCTGGAGGCTCTGCGGGTGGCTCTGCCAGCCGAGTTGGCCATGGCTGAGGCTCTGGTAGCACCCTGCTGCCCACCACACTACAAAGTCGTCCAGTTGTGGGCCCACACCCTGCATGACGGCCTGCGGCGCTGCCTGCAGCAACTCCTGGAAGGGCCTGAGTTGGAAGAAGCCGACACCTTCACCCTGCTGCACTGGGCGCTGCATGTGTACCAGGG gccagaaatgaTGGGGAGCCTGGAGTTGGGGCCTGAGGCTGATGTGTCTGATCTGGAGCCCCTCCTGACCCTGGAAAACATTGAGCAGTTGGAGGCAACATTTGTGGCCAAAGTCCAG GCAAAGGTGGCCCAGTGGCTGCAGAAGGCGCTGGATGGGGAGGTAGTCGAGTGGGGCCGCGAGCAGGAACCCGACACAGACCTGTCTGGCTTCTACCACTCGCCATTGCCAGCCATCGTGCTGCAG ATCCTGGAAGAGAACATTCGTGTGACCAGAATGGTCAGTGTGTCACTGCAGCAGCGGATGCATGGCATGGCACTATCAGAACTGAGCACCTTCCTGAGGAG CTCCTCCGTATCGGTCCTGCAGCCCGAATGGGTGGTTCCCGGAGTCTTGGCTCCGGTGGAGGCAGAGCTGGACAAGTTGCAGAAGAGGATCTGTCGCCTGGTGTTGGAGGCGCTGCTGGCGGAGCTACAG CCCCTATTCGCGGCTCTGCCCTCGCGCCGCTGGCTCTCAAGCCCAGAGCTGCTGGATGACGTGTGCGAGCGGACGGCGCGATTCTGCCAGAACTTTCGGCACGTGAGGAATCCCGCGGTCCAG CTGTTGCTGGTCGAGGCGGAACGTACGGTGGTGCTGCAGTACCTAAGTGCGCTGATGCAAGGCCGCCTAGTCTGCCGCGGTGCTGACGAGAGGACCCAGGCGGCCGAGCGCCTGCAGCACGATGCGGCCCAGCTTCAGGAGCTTTTCCTCGGTTTG GGCCTGGAGGAGAGCGTTCAGTGTGTGCCAGTGCTGCTTGCATTGAAGGAGCTGCTGAACCTCCGCGACCCTACGCTACTTGGCCTCGAGGTGGCAGGCTTGCGGCAACAGTTTCCCGACGTGAGGTGCGAAGACCGCCCGGGAAGGGAGGAGACCCAGGAGGGGCTGGGCGGGGCTAACACACCCGTAACTCAACAGCGAGGATCACGTCTCCGCCCTCCTGGACCTGCGCGGAGACGTGTCCCGAGAGCAGCGCCTGGCCGCACTCAGCTCTCTGCGGGCCGGCCCGCAGCCCTCGCCCCCAGCTGGTCACCGAGCACTTTTCAGCCTCGTGCCAACACCTGCACCCTCGGTGGCCTCCTGCTTCCCCTCAGGGTCCTGTGCCTGACTCCTGACTGCCAGCAGAATAAAGTCACGTCCCCGTACGCCTGA